A window of Marinilabiliales bacterium contains these coding sequences:
- a CDS encoding 3-hydroxy-3-methylglutaryl-CoA reductase: MKLPKDRKNNYSENAIKDRISFLSKRSGCSIRYLQSSIIDTELTRGNIENIIGFSQVPVGAVGPLKVNGKYANGDFYVPLSTSEGALISSYNRGARVVSLSGGANVVLVKDSIQRAPFFELENVFKSGEFVEWINKNFNKLREVAESTTDHGKLLDYSTYIQGKIVFLRLSFSTGDAMGMNMISKASEKLCAYISENFPVVRWAIESNMAVDKKPAHINSILGRGKTVTADVLIKEHVISRFLRTTAEEIDKTYRQMVMGDLLAGVLGMNGHIANGVAALFLACGQDLANISESCVGYSYAEAMGKDLYVSLNLPSLVVGTVGGGVSLPTQRECLEIIGCYGRGKSKKFAEIVAATILAGEISLISAIVAGDFIKAHERYGRNNPLSDPGKNQT; the protein is encoded by the coding sequence GTAAGAGGAGCGGCTGCAGTATCAGATACCTGCAAAGCAGTATTATTGATACAGAACTTACCAGGGGGAACATTGAAAATATCATTGGTTTTTCCCAGGTCCCCGTTGGTGCTGTCGGGCCATTGAAGGTTAACGGCAAATATGCGAACGGCGACTTTTATGTTCCGTTGAGTACTTCCGAGGGGGCGCTGATTTCATCATACAACAGGGGCGCCAGGGTAGTTTCCCTTTCAGGGGGTGCGAACGTGGTTCTGGTTAAAGACAGCATTCAGAGGGCTCCGTTTTTTGAACTGGAGAATGTATTCAAATCAGGGGAGTTTGTTGAATGGATAAATAAGAATTTCAATAAGCTCAGGGAAGTTGCTGAAAGCACGACAGATCACGGAAAACTCCTTGACTACAGCACATATATCCAGGGGAAAATTGTTTTTCTCCGGCTCAGTTTTTCAACTGGTGATGCAATGGGGATGAATATGATATCAAAGGCATCGGAGAAACTGTGTGCCTATATCAGCGAAAATTTCCCTGTAGTGCGCTGGGCAATTGAGAGCAATATGGCGGTGGACAAGAAGCCGGCCCATATAAACTCCATCCTGGGCAGGGGGAAAACCGTTACCGCTGATGTTCTGATAAAGGAGCATGTTATTTCCAGGTTCCTGCGTACCACGGCGGAGGAAATTGATAAGACATACCGGCAGATGGTAATGGGAGACCTGCTGGCAGGCGTTTTGGGAATGAACGGCCATATAGCTAACGGCGTTGCTGCCCTGTTCCTGGCCTGCGGACAGGATCTCGCCAACATTTCGGAATCCTGCGTCGGTTATTCCTATGCCGAAGCCATGGGCAAAGACCTGTATGTTTCATTAAATTTACCCTCACTGGTGGTGGGAACCGTCGGGGGAGGGGTATCGCTTCCTACTCAGCGCGAGTGCCTTGAGATCATTGGTTGTTATGGCAGAGGCAAGAGCAAAAAATTTGCCGAAATTGTTGCAGCAACAATTTTAGCCGGTGAAATTTCCCTGATATCTGCAATTGTAGCAGGCGATTTCATTAAGGCTCACGAAAGATATGGCCGCAACAACCCGCTGTCAGACCCGGGCAAGAACCAGACCTGA
- a CDS encoding sigma-54-dependent Fis family transcriptional regulator — protein sequence MSKGNILVVDDNRNVLLAIEMLLSQEFDRVSTISSPNLLISELRQNQYNLVLLDMNFKSGANTGNEGIYWLQRIREDHPDISVVLMTAYGDVELAVRALKAGATDFVLKPWDNTKLLATVRSAIQLNLSRKEIKDLRQREKELKTSINRHDKEIIGSSKPFAEMLKTVEKVAATDTNVLITGENGTGKELIARRIHRLSGRSQELMVSVDMGAVSETLFESELFGHVKGAFTDARDNRTGRIELADKGTLFLDEIANLPLSLQPKLLAALQNRVITRVGSNETVPVDIRLISATNRNPARLVAEGLFREDLLYRINTIGIEIPPLRSRTSDIPLLAGHFLEKYSEKYGKKPIEISGRAMERMVQHSWPGNVRELEHTVEKAVILNESGSITENDLFSGTASGYLPDPGDTLNLVEIEKRVIMTAIEKNQGNIKAAAGQLGITRQTLYNKMQKYGIG from the coding sequence ATGTCAAAGGGTAACATACTGGTTGTAGATGATAACAGGAACGTGCTGCTTGCTATCGAGATGCTGCTTTCGCAGGAATTTGACAGGGTAAGCACCATATCCTCCCCCAACCTGCTGATCTCTGAGCTGCGGCAGAACCAGTACAACCTGGTGCTGCTCGATATGAACTTCAAATCGGGAGCCAACACCGGAAATGAGGGTATCTACTGGCTTCAGCGGATAAGGGAGGACCACCCCGACATTTCGGTGGTGCTGATGACCGCCTATGGCGACGTTGAGCTGGCCGTACGTGCACTGAAGGCCGGCGCCACCGATTTTGTGCTCAAACCCTGGGACAACACAAAGCTGCTGGCAACGGTACGCTCGGCCATCCAGCTTAACCTCTCCAGAAAGGAGATAAAAGACCTCAGGCAAAGGGAGAAGGAACTCAAAACCAGCATTAACAGGCATGACAAAGAGATAATAGGCTCTTCGAAACCGTTTGCAGAGATGCTGAAAACAGTTGAGAAGGTGGCCGCTACCGATACCAACGTACTTATTACCGGCGAGAACGGAACAGGCAAAGAGCTTATAGCAAGAAGAATTCACCGGCTTTCGGGTCGCAGCCAGGAGCTGATGGTCTCGGTCGACATGGGGGCTGTTAGCGAAACGCTATTTGAAAGCGAGCTGTTCGGACACGTCAAAGGGGCTTTTACCGATGCGCGCGATAACCGCACCGGCAGAATTGAGCTGGCCGACAAGGGCACCCTGTTCCTCGACGAGATAGCCAACCTGCCGCTCAGCCTCCAGCCCAAGCTTCTGGCAGCGCTTCAGAACAGGGTAATAACCCGCGTAGGATCGAACGAGACGGTTCCTGTCGATATCCGACTTATCAGTGCAACCAACCGCAACCCGGCCCGTTTGGTTGCAGAGGGGCTATTCAGGGAGGACCTTCTTTACAGGATCAATACCATCGGGATAGAGATCCCGCCACTGAGGTCGCGTACATCCGATATTCCCCTGCTGGCCGGCCATTTTCTTGAAAAATACTCCGAAAAATACGGCAAAAAACCTATAGAGATATCGGGGCGGGCCATGGAACGCATGGTTCAGCATAGCTGGCCGGGCAATGTGAGGGAGCTTGAACATACCGTCGAAAAGGCGGTGATACTCAATGAATCGGGCAGTATTACCGAAAACGATCTCTTCTCGGGAACTGCATCCGGATACCTGCCTGACCCCGGCGATACGCTCAACCTGGTCGAGATTGAGAAAAGAGTGATAATGACCGCTATTGAGAAAAACCAGGGGAACATAAAAGCTGCCGCCGGACAGCTGGGCATTACCCGTCAGACGCTATACAACAAAATGCAAAAATACGGCATAGGATGA
- a CDS encoding ATP-binding protein — MSTGILSFNSEGFVIHANSSLKKLLGMKQFTHIRQLEKIDGKLASAVRHIGYDDEKLITITVQNEPLTLLVRSTAFKSMDQPLILVSVQDIRKELDEKELDSWLKLIRVLTHEIMNSIAPVTSLSENLCSYYIKEGRPIPVEEVTETTVQNTIRGLKVINEQGQGLIRFVESYRKLTRLPEPVISAVRAGELVENTVMLYRRELGEKNISVSVIARDGNIELNIDEKLISQVLINLLKNAAEALEGREGAEINIEYRLSDAGRPEVLVADNGPGIPPGLIDEIFIPFFTTREDGSGIGLSLSRQIMRLHKGSLKVRSIPERETVFTMTF, encoded by the coding sequence ATAAGCACTGGGATCCTGTCGTTCAACAGCGAAGGCTTTGTAATACACGCCAACAGCAGCCTTAAAAAGCTGCTTGGGATGAAACAGTTCACCCATATAAGGCAGCTCGAAAAGATAGACGGCAAACTCGCTTCCGCCGTAAGGCATATAGGATATGACGACGAAAAGCTGATAACGATCACGGTTCAAAATGAGCCTCTTACACTGCTGGTAAGGTCGACTGCCTTCAAAAGCATGGACCAGCCCCTTATCCTGGTTTCTGTTCAGGATATCAGGAAAGAGCTCGATGAAAAGGAACTGGACTCATGGCTGAAGCTGATCAGGGTGCTTACGCATGAGATAATGAACTCGATAGCGCCGGTAACCTCACTGTCTGAAAACCTTTGCAGTTATTATATCAAGGAAGGCCGTCCCATCCCGGTCGAAGAGGTGACCGAAACGACGGTGCAGAACACCATTAGAGGATTGAAGGTTATCAACGAGCAGGGACAGGGACTCATAAGATTTGTGGAATCGTACAGGAAACTTACCCGGCTGCCTGAGCCGGTAATATCGGCGGTAAGGGCGGGCGAACTTGTCGAAAACACGGTGATGCTGTACCGGCGGGAGCTGGGAGAAAAAAATATAAGCGTGTCGGTCATCGCCCGCGACGGCAACATCGAGCTTAACATAGACGAAAAGCTGATTTCGCAGGTGCTGATCAACCTGCTGAAAAACGCGGCCGAGGCGCTTGAGGGACGCGAAGGGGCAGAAATAAATATCGAATACCGTCTTAGCGATGCGGGACGGCCCGAGGTGCTGGTAGCCGACAACGGCCCGGGCATACCGCCCGGACTTATTGACGAGATCTTCATCCCCTTCTTCACAACCAGGGAAGACGGCAGCGGGATAGGGCTCAGCCTGTCGCGCCAGATCATGAGGCTTCACAAGGGCAGCCTGAAGGTCCGCTCCATCCCAGAAAGGGAAACGGTCTTTACCATGACATTCTGA